The following are encoded in a window of Anaerobranca californiensis DSM 14826 genomic DNA:
- a CDS encoding ECF transporter S component, producing the protein MQDVLNVKKKKRLDTKVLVRISLLSVISYLLMFIHGPLPIFPAFLKLDVAELPALIGGFSMGPLAGVAIVLIKNILHFVTKTSTGGVGELSNFIVGSAYVLTASLIYLKYKTRFGAILGMLLGTIMMAVTGAISNYYLIIPFYSNFMPIEQIVALGSAVNKHIVDVQTLILYGITPFNIVKGLSNSILTLVMYKSVSRLLK; encoded by the coding sequence ATGCAAGATGTATTAAATGTTAAAAAGAAAAAAAGGTTAGACACAAAAGTTTTGGTAAGGATATCTCTCCTTTCAGTAATCTCTTATTTGTTGATGTTTATCCATGGACCACTTCCTATTTTCCCAGCTTTTCTGAAATTGGATGTCGCTGAATTACCTGCATTAATTGGCGGTTTTAGTATGGGGCCCCTTGCCGGTGTAGCAATAGTTTTGATTAAAAACATACTACATTTTGTAACTAAAACTTCCACTGGCGGCGTTGGAGAACTTTCTAACTTTATAGTAGGGAGTGCTTATGTTTTAACAGCTAGTTTGATTTATTTAAAATACAAAACCCGTTTTGGAGCTATTTTAGGTATGCTTTTAGGTACTATTATGATGGCCGTTACCGGAGCTATTTCAAATTATTACTTGATCATACCTTTTTATTCGAACTTTATGCCAATAGAACAAATAGTTGCTTTAGGTAGTGCTGTAAATAAGCATATTGTCGATGTTCAAACACTAATATTATATGGTATTACCCCTTTTAACATAGTTAAAGGGCTAAGCAACAGTATTTTAACATTAGTAATGTATAAAAGTGTTTCAAGATTATTAAAGTAG